Within the Methanobrevibacter thaueri genome, the region AGGATTTTCATTACATCTTCATCATCAGCAAATGAAGCTTCTGCATCTATGGAAACGGCTTCGTTCAGGTGTCTGAGTGTATCATGCTCTTCTGCTCTGAAAATCTGACCGATTTCAAATACCTTGTCCATTCCAGCAGCCATCATCATCTGCTTGTACAGTTGTGGGGACTGGCCTAAAAATGCCTCTTTTTCAAAGTATGTAATCGGGAATAATTCTGTTCCTCCTTCGGTAGCAGATGCCACTAATTTAGGAGTGTTGATTTCATAAAATCCATTATCATAGAAGTAATCTCTTATGGTATGGAACATTTGTCCTTTGATTTTGAAAATAGCAGAAACGTTTTCCTTTCTGATATCCAAGAATCTTGAATCTAATCTTGTGTCTATTCCTGCTTTTACCTTTTCTGTTGGATCCATCGGTAAAGGTTGGTTAGCCAAGTTCAATACTTTGACTTCTTTAGGAATGATTTCAACACCGTTTGGTGCTTTTCCAGCTTCCTGTACTAAACCTTTTATCGCTACAACGGACTCTTTTCTGAATTCTCTTAATTCTTCCATTATTTTTTCGTCAACTTTTTTGCTTGGAGCGGTTACTTGAACTCTGCCTGTAACATCACGAATGATGACAAACATGATCCCGCCGAAATCACGGATTTCGTGCACCCAACCCATGATTGTGATGTCACTGCCTGCAATTTCAGGAGTACATTCACTAGCGTAGTTTGTTCTTCTCCAATCGTTTAATAAACCTTGCAAATTATTCACCTCGAGGTTTGTAAAAATAATTTAATTAAATTATTAAAAATTTAAAAATAAGTGTTGTCTAAGTTTATAGGAAAAACCCATAAACTACTACCAGATTAGACAACTGTTTATTACCTGATTTCTTTCTTGTATAGAAAGTGGCGAATATGAAAAAACATATTCTATAATAAAATAGAATAACATAATATATAAAGTTAACTAAACTATTCAATAACAAGTTATTTTTAAAAATAAAGATATGATTAATTATTAAATATAAAAAATAAGGATTATGAGAAGAAATTAAGATAAAATAAGAAAATATACATTAAATAAAAAGAATTAAATAAGGTTGGGAAGAGTTACGCAAAACTTCCAGCTGGTAGACCTTGAAAAATCAAGAACCAACCTTACAAAATTCATCAGTCATAAGAGATTACCCTAGCCACGGTAATGATTATAGATTACAATGACATCAAGCATAATCAATACTATGTCAAGTACAACCAGAATACCTAACAGAACCATCACCTCCAATACAAGAGGAAAAATAGACATACATAACTAGATTTCCAATCAGGCAATTAAGTTATTAATTCATCTATTGAGTGAAATATATAAAAATCATGATATTTAAATAATGTAGAATCTGTTTTAGCAAAATTAAAGTTATTTCATAAAGTTATAAATGAATTGAAAAATTGTAATGAAAATAAAAAAAGCGGATAAGATATCAGAACTTATCCTTATCC harbors:
- the aspS gene encoding aspartate--tRNA(Asn) ligase, whose amino-acid sequence is MQGLLNDWRRTNYASECTPEIAGSDITIMGWVHEIRDFGGIMFVIIRDVTGRVQVTAPSKKVDEKIMEELREFRKESVVAIKGLVQEAGKAPNGVEIIPKEVKVLNLANQPLPMDPTEKVKAGIDTRLDSRFLDIRKENVSAIFKIKGQMFHTIRDYFYDNGFYEINTPKLVASATEGGTELFPITYFEKEAFLGQSPQLYKQMMMAAGMDKVFEIGQIFRAEEHDTLRHLNEAVSIDAEASFADDEDVMKILNDMLINVLKDVNENCADELAVLGHELEVPKGDFPVVTYDEAVDIVNSKDVPMEWGEDLSREAEKALGDTMGGFYFLTRWPSEIKPFYVMPVEGEEQYSHAFDLMYNNLELSSGATRVHQYDLLVKQIEERGLNPAGFGSYLKAFEYGMPPHAGWGVGADRLTMVLTGAENIRECVLFPRDRHRLTP